In Pseudorca crassidens isolate mPseCra1 chromosome 16, mPseCra1.hap1, whole genome shotgun sequence, one DNA window encodes the following:
- the HIF1AN gene encoding hypoxia-inducible factor 1-alpha inhibitor, with protein MAATAAEAAASGSGEPREEAEAPGPAWDESQLRSYTFPTRPIPRLSQSDPRAEELIENEEPVVLTDTNLVYPALKWDLEYLQENIGNGDFSVYSASTHKFLYYDEKKMANFQNFKPRSNREEMKFHEFVEKLQDIQERGGEERLYLQQTLNDTVGRKIVMDFLGFNWNWINKQQGKRGWGQLTSNLLLIGMEGNVTPAHYDEQQNFFAQIKGYKRCILFPPDQFECLYPYPVHHPCDRQSQVDFDNPDYERFPNFQNVVGYETVVGPGDVLYIPMYWWHHIESLLNGGITITVNFWYKGAPTPKRIEYPLKAHQKVAIMRNIEKMLGEALGNPQEVGPLLNTMIKGRYN; from the exons ATGGCGGCGACTGCGGCTGAGGCTGCGGCCTCGGGCTCTGGAGAACCCCGGGAAGAGGCTGAAGCCCCCGGCCCCGCCTGGGATGAGTCCCAACTGCGCAGTTATACCTTCCCGACCCGGCCTATCCCGCGTCTGAGTCAGAGCGACCCCCGGGCGGAGGAGCTCATCGAGAATGAG gAGCCTGTGGTGCTGACCGACACAAATCTTGTGTATCCTGCCCTAAAATGGGACCTTGAATACCTGCAAGAAAATATTGGCAATGGAGACTTCTCTGTGTATAGTGCCAGCACCCACAAGTTTTTGTACTATGATGAGAAGAAGATGGCTAATTTCCAGAACTTTAAGCCGAGGTCCAATAGGGAAGAAATGAAATTCCATGAGTTTGTTGAGAAACTGCAGGATATACAGGAGCGAGGAGGTGAAGAGAG GTTGTATCTGCAGCAAACACTCAATGACACTGTGGGCAGGAAGATTGTCATGGACTTCTTGGGTTTTAACTGGAACTGGATTAATAAGCAACAGGGAAAGCGTGGCTGGGGGCAGCTGACCTCTAACCTGCTGCTTATTGGCATGGAAG GAAATGTGACACCTGCTCACTATGATGAGCAACAGAACTTCTTTGCTCAGATAAAAGGCTACAAGCGATGCATTTTGTTCCCTCCGGATCAGTTTGAGTGCCTCTACCCATATCCTGTTCATCATCCATGTGACAGACAGAGCCAG GTGGACTTTGACAATCCTGACTACGAGAGGTTCCCCAATTTCCAGAACGTGGTTGGTTACGAAACAGTGGTTGGCCCTGGTGATGTTCTTTACATCCCAATGTACTG GTGGCATCACATAGAGTCATTACTAAATGGGGGGATTACCATCACTGTGAACTTCTGGTATAAG GGGGCCCCCACCCCTAAGAGAATTGAATATCCTCTCAAAGCCCATCAGAAAGTGGCCATAATGAGAAACATTGAGAAGATGCTTGGAGAGGCCTTGGGGAACCCACAAGAG GTGGGGCCCTTGTTGAACACAATGATCAAGGGCCGATACAACTAG